The Methanosarcina acetivorans C2A genome includes the window TGAATATGATGAAGAAAATGATGAGTTTATATGCCCTGAAAAACAAAGCTTGAAGTTTTTGTATGAGGGTTATGAGAAAGAAAGGAAGAGAAAATACAGACTTTATAAGGGAACTGAATGTAAAAAGTGTAAATTCAGCAAAAATTGTACAAAAAGAAAGGATGGAATTAGGCATTTAAAAATAGCAGAGTTTTCAAAAGAAAGAAAGCAATTAGCCGAAAAAATGAAAACTGAAGAAGCAAAAGAAATATACAGACAAAGGCAGCAGGTAGTAGAACCTGCAATTGGAAACTATAAAGAGAATCTTGGGTTTAGAGAATTTCTCACAAGGGGAATTAAATCAGTCAGAAATGAATTTAATTTGGTATGTACAGCAGTTAACTTAAAGAAAATATGGATTTACTCAAATAAAAACGAGATCATTAGAAAGAGAAATGGAATAAATGGAACTTTTCACTTTAAGAAAAAAATAGTGGATAGAATCAAATTTAATAGAGCTAAAAAGTTCCAGTTTCACAACCGATGACTGCTAATTTATTACCACCAGTAATTGTCGGACAGCCTCCTTGCAGCGGGGTGCGCCACCGCAACTTTGATTTTAGCTCGACTGAATAATTATATCCACAATCGTGGCATTTGTAGCGTTGACGTCCACAAACTATACTGTTTTTTGTGTGATTGGAACTTTTGCATCTTGGGTAGTTCATGCAGAAATATAGGTTTTCATAATATGTAACTATAATTAATTACCAATACCTAATATTTTTATACTTTATATCTATAAAATTGTGGGAACCCCAACAAAATGAAATTGTTGTGACTAAAATACTTTCATTTGTTAGACAATCGAAATTGATGTTTATTTAGAAAGAATTATATCATAGCAGTAAGTTGAACTGTTCTAGAAAAATGAAATAAGAATATTAATCTGTAAAACAGTGTTACCTAATGTCTCATATTACTCATAAATCTCTTAAGAGGGTAGCTCAAAGTGCTACGATTATCTTTATTGGAACAATTATTAATTTGTTTTTGGGGTTTTTAGGTAGAATTCTTCTTATAAGATTCACAACTCAAAATGAATATGGGCTTTACTCAATGGCCTTTACATTGATGAGTGTTCTTATCACAATATCTACTCTCGGTTTGTATGATGGAACTACTAGGTATATTGCAAAATTTAGAGCAGAAAATAAATCCGATAACATACAAGATACTGTTCTTTCATCAATGTTAATCGCATTAATTTCCAGTGTCTTGATTACTATACTAGCCTACACTGCTTCCGGCTACATAGCTATAAATATATACGATTTACCTGAACTTTCTCCAGTATTCAATATATTGCTAATTGCAATTCCTTTGTCGGTTTTGAGCAATATATTCATATCAATCTTCCGAGGGTTTGGTGAGTCTAAAATAAAGGTTTTTTTAAATGAAATTTTAAGACCCGTTACTTATCTCTTGTTTTTGATCCCTGCAGTCTTTTTACAATTCTCGTTTCATACTATGGTTTACGTCTACGTCATATCTATTTTAATAACGTTTCTTGCATTTTTGTTTTATTTTATCAGAAAACCTCCGCTTAAGCTGAACTGGAACAGGGTACGCATTAATCATATTACAAAAGAACTTTTAGTGTATTCTCTGCCACTTCTTGCAGTAAATATACTGCTTACAGTAATGTCATGGACCGATACTTTAATGCTCGGTTATTTCAGAACACCTGAAGTAGTTGGGATGTATAACGCTGCTTACACTATAGCTAATCTTCTTTCAGTCTTTATTAATTCTGTAGGCTATCTCTATGTTCCAATCATTTCTCAACTGTATAGTAAAAATCAAATTGAAGAACTCGGGGTTGTTAATGCAACTTCAACTAAATGGGCTTTCATGTTTACATTTCCAATGTTCGCTTTATTCTTTTTGTATCCCGATTTTATCCTGACGTTTTTTTATGATTCTCGCTATGTCGCGTCAAGTACTGTTTTCCAGATTTTAGTATTGGGATT containing:
- a CDS encoding flippase, translated to MSHITHKSLKRVAQSATIIFIGTIINLFLGFLGRILLIRFTTQNEYGLYSMAFTLMSVLITISTLGLYDGTTRYIAKFRAENKSDNIQDTVLSSMLIALISSVLITILAYTASGYIAINIYDLPELSPVFNILLIAIPLSVLSNIFISIFRGFGESKIKVFLNEILRPVTYLLFLIPAVFLQFSFHTMVYVYVISILITFLAFLFYFIRKPPLKLNWNRVRINHITKELLVYSLPLLAVNILLTVMSWTDTLMLGYFRTPEVVGMYNAAYTIANLLSVFINSVGYLYVPIISQLYSKNQIEELGVVNATSTKWAFMFTFPMFALFFLYPDFILTFFYDSRYVASSTVFQILVLGFITNAYFGLNYHTLMSAGKSYFLMNCSLISSVLNIILNLILIPPFGMVGAAIASALSFASIEVYMTVKLYKFLKIHPFTNVYLRFTFVAISIVCFFYFVTHLILTTFWTLVILYSLFLLIYAISVLYTKSLDKDDLKLMAEIWETSGIRFSFHKFLKLWGDKGVN